CATAGGCGAGGACGGAAGCTCCAATTTCTCTCGTTCCGAGTGGTTTCCGTTGCGAATAGGCGGACAGGAAGACGACGAAGGTCGGATAAAGAAACAGGATCAGCCGTTCCATGCCCGCGCTGACGCGGGCCAGTCCTTCGAAATCGAGGACGGCCGAGACATCGAACCCGAGAAGGCCCATGAGAACCATTGTCCGGAAGTCAGGTGTGCCCCAGCGGGGACGCGTCTCCCGATTTTTTCTTCCAAACCAGTAAATTCCAAACAGGTAGACCGGCAGAACGCACAGCATCCGGAGAGTCAGAACCGTGGAGGGATCAGACCCTTCCCGATAGGCGATCTTGGCAAAAATTCCCTTCGCCGCAAAACCGACGGCGGACAGTGTCACCAGAATGAATCCCCACTGGGAGCGTATGAAACCGAACCGGGTCATGAGAGCGCTTCGGGATGAGATCCCCTGCCGACAGCCGACAAAACCGCCTGAAGGATCGCTTCCGCCGAGTCTTCTCCTTCCCCTGCGGCGGAAAAGCACGTTCCGTCGGTCGATTTTGTCCGGACGAAACATATCGCCCGCGCCCGGGTTCCGGAGGACAGGGCCTGTTCGGTGAATTGATCGATTTCTGGAAGTCGGGAGATGTGTTTCGACAGTGCATTTCTCAGAGCTTCCACGATACCGTTTCCCTTTCCCTCAAAAGTTCTTTTTTCCAATTTTCCGACAGTCGCCTGAAGATGGATATGCTTTTCGCGACTTTCGACCTCGTAGCCCTGAAGAATCCATTCCGGAGGGGTATCCAGATAACGGGTCCGAAAAATGTCCAGGAGACGGGAGGAAGAGATTTCGCTTCCGGTTTTTTCTGATTCCGTCTGGACATGTCCCGAAAACTCCGGAAGGAGCCAGGGGGGAAGGAAAATGCCGTGATCCCGTTCGAAAACATATGCCAGTCCGCTTTTTCCGGACTGGCTGTTGATCCGGACAACTTCATCGTATTGCCTTCCCAGGTCTTCCGGATCGATCGGGAGGTAGGGGACGGACCAGAACCCCCCTTTTTTCCGGTAAGAGGCCATGCCTTTCCGGATCGCGTCCTGGTGGCTTCCGGAGAAAGCTGTGTACACCAATTCTCCGAACCAGGGATGCCTTGGGGAGACGGGCAATCCGGTACATTCAGTATAAATGTCGGAGATCTCTCGGGAAAAGGACAGGTCCAGGCAAGGATCAACGCCGCTTGAGTAAAGATTCATAGCCATCGTCAGAATATCCATATTTCCAGTCCGTTCCCCATTTCCGAACAGTGTTCCCTCGACCCGGTCCACGCCGGCCATCACTGCCAGCTCGGCTGCCGCGACGGCCGACCCCCGGTCGTTGTGGGTATGGACACTGACCGTCACGTGTTCTCGTCCGGGAAGATGGTCCAGAAACCATTCGATCTGATCCGCAAAGACGTTCGGTGTTGTCTTTTCCACGGTGGCCGGCAAATTGAAAATGACCTTCTGTCCTGTCTCCGGTTTCCAGATTTCTTGTACGGCGGAACAGACTTCGACGGCGAACTCCGGTTCCGTATCGCTATAGCTTTCGGGAGAATATTCGAACGTCCAGGCGGTATCCGGGTGAAGGGAGGCTTGGTGGAAGACCATTCTGGCGCCGTTTTCGGCGATTTTTCTTACGCCCTTTCTGTCCAGCCGGAAAACCTGTTCCCGCTGGACCGGATTCACCGAATTGTAAATGTGAATGATCGCCTGACGGGCACCCCGAAGGGCTTCGAAGGTCCGGACGATCAGATCTTCCCGGACCTGGCTCAAAACCTGGATCGTGACATCTTCGGGAATGTGCCCTTCTTCGATCAGAGACCGGACAAACTGGAATTCGGTAGTCGACGCCGCGGGAAACCCGACTTCGATTTCCTTGAACCCCATCCGGACGAGGAGCTCGAAAAGACGAAGCTTTCGTTGGCTGTCCATCGGGGAAACAAGCGCCTGGTTCCCGTCCCGGAGATCGACGCTGGCCCAGACGGGTGCGATGGTGATGGACCGGTCGGGCCAGCGACGGTCTTTCTTCCGGAAGGGGAAGCTTTGCGCATATCGGCGGTGATCATACAGGGACATGTCGGAAAACTCCTGAATCTCGATGGACGTTGCCTTTTCTGTAAGGTCCGTTGACCTTGCAGGGGGATCACTTTATGATGAAAAATTATAGTCGAATTTTTCGGCCATTTGTATGTTATTTTGCCCTTGTTTTTGGATAAATTTAAAATTTAATTTTATTTTTATTAAATAATTGGAATAAAATTTTGAAGTCTAAAAAAGATTCTGTTGCCGAACTGGATTCCTGCGACCGGAAAATTCTGAAAGAGCTCCAGCGCGATGCAGGCCTGACCAACCAGGAGCTGGCCGAGCGGATCTCCCTGTCTCCATCACCCTGCCTCCGGAGAGTGCAGGCTCTCGAGAAGAGCGGGGTGATTCGGAAGAGGGTCGCCCTTCTCGATTCCGAAAAGCTGGGTCTGGAGCTGACGGCCTTAATCCGGATCAGCATGGACCGGCACACGCCGGAACGATTCGCAGGCTTCGAGGACCAGATCCGTCTCTATCCCGAAATCCAGGAATGCTACCTCATCACAGGGCAGGAGGCGGACTATCTGGTGAAGGCAGTCGTCCGGGATATGGTTCATTTCCAGGAGCTCCTTCTGGAACGCCTGACCCGGATCGAGGGGGTCACGGGGGTCCATTCGAGCTTCGTGTTGCGCCGAGTGGTGGATTCGACCGAACTTCCGGTTCTGTGAAGACCAAAGGAAGGACGGTCTTGTCCGTCGTCATTGACACCCCGGAAAAAGCGGACGCAGACTGAAAGAAAAAAAGAGCCTGTCCGGTCTTTACCGCCGGGGTCTGTACCAGAGGGCGGAAGGAGAAGAGGAGCATGACGCAGGCAATGGAGTCCGGCGAACGTCGGGTTCTGGATACCCGGACCCTCCCGTGGCGCGAAACACCGGGGGCGACGTATGCCGAAAAAGTTCTCGAAGAAGGGGAGGAGGGACCCACGGCAAGGAGAACCTCGATCCTCCGCCTGGGCCCCGGGGGCGTTTTTCCGGGATCCGGATTCGTTCTGGGGGCGGAGATCTTTGTTCTGGAAGGTCTTCTCCGGTGCGGGGACGTCCGTCTTCCG
This portion of the Leptospirillum ferriphilum genome encodes:
- a CDS encoding Lrp/AsnC family transcriptional regulator, translating into MKSKKDSVAELDSCDRKILKELQRDAGLTNQELAERISLSPSPCLRRVQALEKSGVIRKRVALLDSEKLGLELTALIRISMDRHTPERFAGFEDQIRLYPEIQECYLITGQEADYLVKAVVRDMVHFQELLLERLTRIEGVTGVHSSFVLRRVVDSTELPVL
- a CDS encoding 2-isopropylmalate synthase, yielding MSLYDHRRYAQSFPFRKKDRRWPDRSITIAPVWASVDLRDGNQALVSPMDSQRKLRLFELLVRMGFKEIEVGFPAASTTEFQFVRSLIEEGHIPEDVTIQVLSQVREDLIVRTFEALRGARQAIIHIYNSVNPVQREQVFRLDRKGVRKIAENGARMVFHQASLHPDTAWTFEYSPESYSDTEPEFAVEVCSAVQEIWKPETGQKVIFNLPATVEKTTPNVFADQIEWFLDHLPGREHVTVSVHTHNDRGSAVAAAELAVMAGVDRVEGTLFGNGERTGNMDILTMAMNLYSSGVDPCLDLSFSREISDIYTECTGLPVSPRHPWFGELVYTAFSGSHQDAIRKGMASYRKKGGFWSVPYLPIDPEDLGRQYDEVVRINSQSGKSGLAYVFERDHGIFLPPWLLPEFSGHVQTESEKTGSEISSSRLLDIFRTRYLDTPPEWILQGYEVESREKHIHLQATVGKLEKRTFEGKGNGIVEALRNALSKHISRLPEIDQFTEQALSSGTRARAICFVRTKSTDGTCFSAAGEGEDSAEAILQAVLSAVGRGSHPEALS